The Mesorhizobium sp. INR15 region ACATTTTGGGCGGCGCGCTTGTCGACATCGACCAAGCCGGTGTGGTGCTTGCCGCGATAGCCGACCAGCCCATCCTGGTCGCCGTTGAGGTCGATCGACAGCGCGATGCCACCACCGGAAATGTTCGGCGGTTCGGTGGCGACCAGCATCTCGGCGCGGTGCAATTCATGCAATTCGGCTTCCGAGAGCAGTGCATTGCCGGTACGGAAGCGGATCTGCGACAGGCGTGAGCCGGTGCGCACGACGATCGGGAATGTGCGCGGGCTGACTTCCAGATAGAGCGGGCCGTTGTAGCCGGCGGCGATCTTATCGAACTCGTGGCCGCGATCGGTCATCACGCGGGTGAAGATATCGAGCCGCCCGGTCGAACTTTTCGGATTGGCCGAGGCCGAGACGTCCGCCGGCAATGCCAGGCTCTCAAGCAATGGCACGATGTAGACGCAGCCGGTTTCCAGCACCGCGCCTTCGGCCAGATCGATCTCGTGCAGCTTCAGCCGATCGAGTTTCTCGCTGACCTTGTGATTGGGACCGGGCAGGAAAGAGGCCCGCACCCGCCAGGCCTTGCCGCCGAGCCTGAGATCGAGGCTGGCCGGCTGTATCTGGTCGGCATCAAGCGCGCGCTGTGATTTCAGCGCGCCGGACTGGAACAGCGCCGCGATGTCCTGATCGGGAAGAATGCCTGTCTGCCGCAAAGCTGGCTCGCTCCAAGACGGGTCTCTTTTTTCGCAGGCAGGCTTTTGCGGAGCCTGCGTGGTACAAAGCTCTTAATGAAGCCGGCAATTGACGCAAGCGTGGCGCGGGTCTAAAGGGTCGTTATCCCGTGGTGATTTGGCCGGTCGGCTTGCAGCCACGTTAAACAAGTCGCTAAAGGACCGTCGGGCCGCAAGGCCATATGGACCGGTTGCGACTTTCGCGGCCGGTTTTTTTGTGTCTGGAACAAAAGCGATGAGCACCAAGAAGCATAACTGGAAGCCTCAGACCGCACTCGTGCATGCCGGGACATTGCGTTCCGGCTTCGGCGAGACCTCCGAGGCGATCTATCTCACCCAGGGCTATGTCTACGAGACCGCGCAGGCTGCGGAAGCCCGTTTCAAGGGCGAAGAGCCCGGTTTCATCTATTCACGCTACGCCAACCCCACAGTCGACATGTTCGAGAAGCGCATGTGCGCGCTGGAAGGCGCCGAGGATGCTCGTGCGACGGCGTCGGGCATGGCGGCGGTGACCGCCGCCCTTCTGTGCAGCGCC contains the following coding sequences:
- a CDS encoding 2'-deoxycytidine 5'-triphosphate deaminase, with product MRQTGILPDQDIAALFQSGALKSQRALDADQIQPASLDLRLGGKAWRVRASFLPGPNHKVSEKLDRLKLHEIDLAEGAVLETGCVYIVPLLESLALPADVSASANPKSSTGRLDIFTRVMTDRGHEFDKIAAGYNGPLYLEVSPRTFPIVVRTGSRLSQIRFRTGNALLSEAELHELHRAEMLVATEPPNISGGGIALSIDLNGDQDGLVGYRGKHHTGLVDVDKRAAQNVVDFWEPIHKSGAGELVLDPDEFYILVSQEAVHVPPLYAAEMTPFDPLVGEFRVHYAGFFDPGFGHSAAGGTGSRAVLEVRSHEVPFILDHGQIVGRLVYEHMLKRPQALYGTDLGSNYQAQGLKLSKHFRAAR